The following proteins are encoded in a genomic region of Thalassophryne amazonica chromosome 5, fThaAma1.1, whole genome shotgun sequence:
- the LOC117509839 gene encoding uncharacterized protein LOC117509839, translating into MFAASQSSHNSETIADTASSQSQAQLPVARFSSFPPLSQAQNPMTNNQTTSSGSVAVSSTSDLSLKQQHQTVTKSHLSQFHNDQSSTQTSQAKVENSSQHMDQEPYSQHLPTLSKISKSDPQETSTQTPFSKVNFQQSTILFYLPSSQPTLSSSVESKQPKTHDQVSSMQTDPTVTWATLAQNQPRLYPTQPPQFNLQPPQQEPPPHQHREPLPDQMFELSTFDSEVHVDHQVTVSNQVQLNDSQQGHRVKSANNTELIDELKRNTSQSPMVSNDPRDMKEAPSWLPVLEKHDIPIVVGVGLSLAFIFITVTFYSVVQKNDSAPTSRSAQRNLGVPVRHTECRATGRTYENRAFEDDDCVAVIEQSPNTSDTRARPPGLSLVTVQVEPTSDDLQEDIQPTLDNCSVSVETYPEPILDTKVDSSMDEKGCSLSQPSIQLHAAEDWTISAGDNYSPCHVSLPPPSTLPSCSPSPSPPSRCVEGVHSSLTLQVAEPCGAPLHHNISISHANPPLQLSHHVSLGLTTVAVDIHFYPVATVSMALSTSTRITSVSSSASVAAPLFSPLLSNSQETDQSDGTLPHTK; encoded by the exons ATGTTTGCCGCATCTCAATCAAGTCACAACTCAGAAACAATTGCTGACACAGCTTCGTCTCAATCACAAGCGCAGCTTCCAGTTGCTCGCTTTTCCAGTTTTCCCCCTCTTAGTCAAGCACAGAATCCCATGACCAACAACCAGACAACTTCTTCAGGTTCAGTCGCTGTTTCATCTACTTCAGATTTGTCTCTAAAGCAGCAACACCAGACAGTTACCAAAAGTCACTTATCCCAATTCCACAATGACCAATCCTCAACTCAAACATCTCAAGCCAAAGTGGAAAACTCAAGCCAACATATGGACCAGGAACcttattcacagcatttgccaacGCTTTCAAAAATATCTAAAAGTGATCCTCAAGAAACCTCTACCCAAACTCCTTTTTCCAAGGTAAATTTTCAGCAATCCACCATTCTGTTCTATCTTCCTTCTTCACAGCCCACGCTTTCTTCAAGTGTTGAGTCTAAACAACCAAAAACTCATGATCAGGTCTCTTCCATGCAGACTGACCCAACTGTAACTTGGGCTACACTTGCTCAAAACCAACCTCGATTATATCCAACCCAACCTCCACAGTTTAACTTGCAGCCACCTCAACAAGAACCCCCTCCACACCAACACAGGGAGCCACTTCCTGATCAGATGTTTGAGCTTTCCACGTTTGACTCTGAGGTGCATGTTGATCATCAGGTCACTGTGTCCAATCAAGTGCAACTAAATGACAGCCAGCAAGGACACCGAGTTAAATCAGCAAACAACACAGAACTTATCGATGAGCTAAAGAGGAACACCTCCCAATCACCGATGGTCAGCAATGATCCCAG GGACATGAAGGAGGCTCCTTCCTGGCTGCCGGTTTTGGAGAAACATGACATCCCCATTGTGGTGGGAGTTGGTTTATCTCTGGCCTTCATCTTCATCACCGTTACCTTCTATTCAGTGGTCCAAAAGAACGACTCTGCGCCCACAAGCCGATCAG CTCAGAGAAATTTAGGTGTCCCTGTGAGACACACTGAATGTCGAGCTACAGGGCGAACATATGAAAACAG AGCATTTGAAGATGATGACTGTGTGGCAGTGATTGAACAGAGCCCCAACACATCAGACACACGTGCCAGACCTCCTGGCCTCAGTCTGGTCACGGTACAGGTGGAACCCACATCAGATGACCTTCAAGAGGACATCCAACCCACTCTGGACAACTGCTCAGTGTCTGTTGAGACTTATCCTGAGCCCATACTGGACACAAAG GTGGATTCGTCCATGGATGAGAAGGGCTGCAGTTTGTCACAGCCTAGCATCCAGCTGCACGCCGCAGAGGACTGGACCATCAGTGCAGGAGACAACTACAGTCCGTGCCATGTCTCCTTACCTCCTCCATCCACGTTGCCATCATGTTCTCCTTCCCCCTCTCCCCCATCCAGATGTGTGGAGGGTGTACACTCCTCATTAACCCTGCAGGTGGCTGAGCCGTGTGGAGCACCGCTTCACCACAACATCAGCATCTCACACGCCAATCCTCCCCTACAACTCTCTCACCACGTCTCTTTGGGGCTAACCACGGTTGCCGTGGACATCCATTTTTACCCAGTGGCCACTGTATCGATGGCACTGAGTACTAGCACTCGTATCACTTCAGTGTCCAGTTCCGCTTCAGTGGCTGCACCGTTGTTCAGCCCCCTGTTGTCTAACAGCCAGGAGACTGACCAATCAGATGGCACATTACCTCACACAAAATAG